A stretch of Fusarium poae strain DAOMC 252244 chromosome 2, whole genome shotgun sequence DNA encodes these proteins:
- a CDS encoding hypothetical protein (TransMembrane:3 (i56-80o86-104i125-146o)), whose product MLMEGDRYTSANRAGCALIAFTYVYSTVFSAIFENSIPAGNDIAALMPKCITVKRGFFICAVVSYAICPWYLLSSTAVFINFLSSYQIFLSAITGILICDYYLLRRGLFDIPMLYSGHKASTYHFFHGFNLRAFAVYLIAVAPNFYGFLYQMGVSAPLGIQRFYYVA is encoded by the exons ATGCTCATGGAAGGTGATCGTTATACATCTGCAAATCGCGCGGGATGTGCCTTGATCGCATTCACTTATGTCTACTCAACTGTGTTCTCCGCTATCTTTGAGAACTCTATCCC TGCTGGTAATGATATAGCAGCCCTGATGCCCAAATGCATCACAGTGAAACGTGGTTTCTTCATCTGCGCAG TTGTTTCGTACGCAATCTGCCCGTGGTACTTGCTCTCGTCTACAGCCGTCTTCATCAACTTCCTGAGCTCGTACCAGATCTTCCTCAGTGCTATCACGGGTATCCTAATCTGCGACTACTATCTACTCAGACGCGGCCTTTTCGATATCCCCATGCTTTACTCGGGGCACAAAGCTTCTACTTACCACTTCTTTCACGGCTTCAATCTGAGAGCGTTTGCAGTTTACCTCATTGCCGTCGCACCCAACTTCTACGGCTTCCTTTACCAGATGGGCGTCAGTGCACCATTGGGGATCCAAAGATTCTACTACGTTGCGTGA